One region of Labrus mixtus chromosome 1, fLabMix1.1, whole genome shotgun sequence genomic DNA includes:
- the selenos gene encoding selenoprotein S isoform X1 — MDDVEITDVDDGDSPYHVEKNLKNQDLSSVGLTAGELLSMYGWHLLVVSVLVYLLVQLLMKRFRQRDQSSAPQTQQDVSSVVRNQEAMEAARRRMQEELDAKAAIFREKQKQQEEEKRRQKIEIWESMQQGKSYKGAQRVSAAAEEASSSTAVPKPKTDKKPLRGADYNPLTGEGGSSCTWRPGRRGPSSGG; from the exons ATGGATGATGTGGAGATCACGGATGTGGATGACGGTGACTCACCGTATCATGTAGAGAAGAACCTGAAGAACCAGGACCTGAGCTCCGTGGGCCTCACAG CAGGTGAGCTCCTGTCCATGTATGGGTGGCACCTGCTGGTCGTGTCTGTGCTCGTCTACCTGCTCGTCCAACTCCTGATGAAGAGATTCAGACAGAGAGACCAAAGCTCAGCCCCACAAACACAGCAAG atGTTTCGTCGGTGGTGAGGAATCAGGAGGCTATGGAAGCAGCCCGGAGGAGgatgcaggaggagctggatgcCAAGGCAGCCATCtttagagagaaacagaaacag caagaggaggagaagaggaggcagaAGATCGAGATCTGGGAGAGCATGCAGCAGGGGAAGAGCTACAAAGGAGCTCAGAGAGTCTCTGCG GCAGCTGAAGAGGCCAGCTCGTCCACCGCTGTGCCGAAACCAAAGACGGACAAGAAGCCGCTCCGTGGTGCAG ACTATAACCCTCTGACTGGAGAGGGAGGCAGCTCCTGTACGTGGAGGCCGGGTCGGAGGGGGCCGTCCTCAGGAGGATGA
- the selenos gene encoding selenoprotein S isoform X2 yields MDDVEITDVDDGDSPYHVEKNLKNQDLSSVGLTGELLSMYGWHLLVVSVLVYLLVQLLMKRFRQRDQSSAPQTQQDVSSVVRNQEAMEAARRRMQEELDAKAAIFREKQKQQEEEKRRQKIEIWESMQQGKSYKGAQRVSAAAEEASSSTAVPKPKTDKKPLRGADYNPLTGEGGSSCTWRPGRRGPSSGG; encoded by the exons ATGGATGATGTGGAGATCACGGATGTGGATGACGGTGACTCACCGTATCATGTAGAGAAGAACCTGAAGAACCAGGACCTGAGCTCCGTGGGCCTCACAG GTGAGCTCCTGTCCATGTATGGGTGGCACCTGCTGGTCGTGTCTGTGCTCGTCTACCTGCTCGTCCAACTCCTGATGAAGAGATTCAGACAGAGAGACCAAAGCTCAGCCCCACAAACACAGCAAG atGTTTCGTCGGTGGTGAGGAATCAGGAGGCTATGGAAGCAGCCCGGAGGAGgatgcaggaggagctggatgcCAAGGCAGCCATCtttagagagaaacagaaacag caagaggaggagaagaggaggcagaAGATCGAGATCTGGGAGAGCATGCAGCAGGGGAAGAGCTACAAAGGAGCTCAGAGAGTCTCTGCG GCAGCTGAAGAGGCCAGCTCGTCCACCGCTGTGCCGAAACCAAAGACGGACAAGAAGCCGCTCCGTGGTGCAG ACTATAACCCTCTGACTGGAGAGGGAGGCAGCTCCTGTACGTGGAGGCCGGGTCGGAGGGGGCCGTCCTCAGGAGGATGA